The Struthio camelus isolate bStrCam1 chromosome 5, bStrCam1.hap1, whole genome shotgun sequence genome has a segment encoding these proteins:
- the GSC gene encoding homeobox protein goosecoid, with product MPVSMFSIDNILAARPRCKDSLLLPPSAAPVVFPSLHGDSLYGSASDYSGFYSRAVAPASSLPAVSGSRIGYNNYYYGQLHVQASPVGPSCCGAVPPLGAQQCSCVPPAGYEGTGSVLMSPVPHQMLPYMNVGTLSRTELQLLNQLHCRRKRRHRTIFTDEQLEALENLFQETKYPDVGTREQLARRVHLREEKVEVWFKNRRAKWRRQKRSSSEESENAQKWNKASKASPEKRQEEGKSDLDSDS from the exons ATGCCTGTGAGCATGTTCAGCATCGACAACATCCTGGCGGCCAGACCCCGCTGCAAGGActcgctcctgctgcccccgagcgCCGCGCCCGTCGTCTTCCCCAGCCTCCACGGGGACTCGCTCTACGGCAGCGCCTCCGACTACAGCGGATTTTACTCGCGGGCGGTGGCACCCGCCTCCAGCCTGCCGGCGGTCAGTGGATCTAGGATCGGCTACAACAACTACTACTACGGGCAGCTGCATGTGCAGGCGTCCCCCGTGGGCCCCTCGTGCTGCGGGGCCGTGCCGCCCCTCGGCGCCCAGCAGTGCTCCTGCGTCCCCCCCGCAG GTTACGAGGGCACGGGGTCGGTCCTGATGTCCCCTGTTCCCCACCAGATGCTGCCCTATATGAACGTGGGCACTTTGTCCCGGACGGAGCTGCAGTTACTGAACCAGCTGCACTGCAGACGAAAAAGACGGCACCGGACTATCTTCACTGACGAGCAGCTAGAAGCTCTGGAAAACCTCTTCCAGGAAACGAAATACCCAGACGTAGGCACCAGGGAACAGCTGGCCAGAAGGGTGCATTTAAGAGAGGAGAAAGTGGAG GTTTGGTTCAAAAACCGCCGGGCAAAATGGAGGAGGCAAAAGCGATCATCCTCGGAGGAGTCAGAAAACGCACAAAAATGGAATAAAGCTTCCAAAGCGTCTCCCGAGAAGAggcaagaagaagggaaaagtgATTTGGACTCCGACAGCTGA